TGCTTCCTTTCTTAATTAAACAGGATATTTTTTGATCTGTAGACGATTAAATTGAAACAAATGACCTATTAATATTTGAGTAATAAAGTTGGTAAAGTGATTAACACTTTACCCAGTTCTTGATAGGTTGAGGTTGTTAATAAAACGGTTGTTCCAAAAAAAAATGATTTACCTAGTTCTTCCACATTATAGTGCTGATCATATAGAAGATAAACCATAAGATTACACCTAAACTTTGATAAAGCAACTTCTGCAACTCTGCAAGATATACAGATACTCTAAGTTTCCATACAAATAGATTCCTTCCTTTAATTCTAGTAATATTTTTCTAATGAAGCTTCCCTCATTCTATTTATCGAGCATAATTAAAATACGTAAACTCATTGAATTTTTTTATCCTTACGGTTAAGAATGTTCCATAAAAGGTATATATGTAACCCAGATCTAGCAAATGCGAGTGAAAATTCAAAATTGTATGTGAAAATTATTTATGATatgtattcttattagtattatacatatgcTGAAGCTAGTAGATCGACATTGTAGACGTCGTAGGTTAATTAATTCAAGATCAAATGCATGTTGTTCCCTATTTCTCATGTTActttttatattaaaactatacagTAGCTAGGGTCATCAAGGCTTTTTAAATTCTTATTATGGACCATAGATTGTtttacataaaaaaataaaaataaaacaaacgTATCTTGTTGTCATGATCGGTCAAGTGAGAATATATCCATTGGTTATAATAATGAGCATAACATATGAATTCAGTAGTGACGGAGCTTGAACAATTTCAATTAAGAAGGTGAACATGACATATTAAATTACTTGAAAGATTTGATAATGATTTTAGCCTAGAATATAAATTTATAGTGTGTTAGATTACATATATGTATTTGTCAATCAATACGAATAGTAAATAAACTATAATGTATAGAGATTTCAGATAGGACACTATAAAtatgaagtaaccataaaactgAAATTTGTAGCCCTTTGAGTTACGCCCGTCTAGGTTTTTAAATCTACTAAATTGGAGTAAGTATGTAGTAGATATGACTAAAACGGTGACAGCTCGCAAATTTTGTGAGCCTTCACTATTTTGGTCTTATCTCCTTCTTACGGACTCCGATTTCGTTGGTTTAAAAGCCCAAATTTGCGTAACTCAAAGGGTCACAAACTACATTAACTACTAAAATTTTTGAGGTGGTCAAGGCCCCTCTCCGCTCTCATTAGGCTCCGTCATTACATATGATAATAGTGTGTTAATTAAGAAGTGTTTatcttgctgctgctgttgttgatgATGAGTATCTTACATTTAGTCTTAAGTAAATTAAATGTACTCTTATTATTGCTATGGTTTGCAAGCAACCCAAACTTCTATTACATAAGGATCTAAGCTTTAGATTGATCAATTATTAGATGGGTGCATGTATATATATGACTGTATGAGTAACTTACCAAGATTTAATTTACTTCCTGTAATTAAATGATCATATATATGGTAAGTATGTGTGTTTATTTATGATATAATGTGAAAAAAGCTAATATCGGTTAATAAAAATGTAGGGATGTGAGACGATGGAACACGACGGTATGAGGCAACAATTTCCGTTCTACAATGACTTGCAAACGATTTTCACAGATCGGATGCAAAGGATGCTATGGATGGAATCAGAAGATGTAGCAACTGGATCCAAAAAAAGAGCGATGCAATTATCATCAGACGAAGAAGACGAAAATGAAGAAACCGATCTAGAAAAGATCATGACAAGTGGTATCAAACACACGAAAAAGAAAGCTAAAACAGGTAGCATTGGAAACAATCTTAGTGGGAGTGTTGTTAGTAGCATAAAAGATGTACTAAATGAATTCATGAAGCAACAGATGCATATCGAAATGCAATGGATGAAAGTGTTCGAGGCTAAAGAAGAAGAGAGACGATTGAAGGAACTCGAATGGCGACAAAAGATGGAAGCGTTGGAGAAGGAAAGAATGGTTATGGATCAAAGATGGAGAGAAAGGGAAGAACAAAGAATGATGATAGAAGAAGTAAGATATGAAAAACGAGATGCTCTTATTAATGCCCTTTTGGATAAGTTTAGAAAGTGAGATATGTAATTTAAGTTAATATTGTTTTTTCATTTATTTAGTTATAATTCAACTCACCGACTAATTTCAAGATAATTATTTCTTTTGCAAGCGGCCTAAGGCCATTTGTAGTGGTAGTTCTTGTTGTAGGTTCGTGTTGTGTAttttttgcacttttttgatgactaggacgtgttGTGTTGTTCAGTGGAGTAGTGGTGGTATTGTGAGTTGGTGTTGTGAGTTGGTGTTGTGTTAGTGGAATGCTGATGTggtatttaattttgtatttttctgttttatttatttgttttattttatttttattattaaaaataaaaataaatatttgttataaaactaaaaagacataaaattaataacattaaataaaataaagtacataattaAAAatccaaaataaaaaaaatacataaattaaatacttaatataaAAAGATGAAATAACATAAAGTGAATCTAGGCATTCAGGTTAGCGTCGATGTTCAAGTTGTCTTTCATCTGTTTAGGAGTCCCGAACGCCAAAAGATTTGATAACGAACGGGTACTTGAGAGTGGTGCATCGTGATCATCAACATTTGCATTTTGTGAATTGTTTGGAGTGTTAGCCATTTTTTTGTAAATAAAGATGAAATTGGGAGTGTTTGAAGTAAATTGTGTGTATTTTTGTTGAGTAAAATGgggatatatatataatagtaaaaataattaattttttttccaATGGCTCCCTCATCAACAGATATATTTTTTTGTGGCCAACCAAAACCAGACACGTGGACAAAACGTCCGTTGAAAGCTCCGTTGGAGTCTCACCAACGCCGGCAAAACGCCGGTTGCCAACGCCGAGATACGGCGGCGAGTTGGCATTTTCGGCACTCCACGTCGGCACCAACGGAGTTGAATAGGGTGCGATACAAGTCGTCTAATTAATTAGTTTAATAAATGGGAAGTGATTCTCATACCtcactttttgatccatgtacatctaattacatattttatacttaattatacttacaataataatataagttt
The window above is part of the Rutidosis leptorrhynchoides isolate AG116_Rl617_1_P2 chromosome 1, CSIRO_AGI_Rlap_v1, whole genome shotgun sequence genome. Proteins encoded here:
- the LOC139882379 gene encoding trihelix transcription factor GT-3b-like → MEHGHLHHGMDPSIGSGSSSDRFPQWSVQETRDFLMIRAELDQTFMETKRNKVLWEVISTKMKERGYNRSGEQCKAKWKNLVTRYKGCETMEHDGMRQQFPFYNDLQTIFTDRMQRMLWMESEDVATGSKKRAMQLSSDEEDENEETDLEKIMTSGIKHTKKKAKTGSIGNNLSGSVVSSIKDVLNEFMKQQMHIEMQWMKVFEAKEEERRLKELEWRQKMEALEKERMVMDQRWREREEQRMMIEEVRYEKRDALINALLDKFRK